One Candidatus Sulfurimonas baltica DNA segment encodes these proteins:
- a CDS encoding rubrerythrin family protein, which yields MPTTNENLDTAFCGESQAYQKYSAFAKKAQKDGFENIAKLFRTTAEAEKIHAEGHLKAMDKVGSTIENLEAAIGGETYEFEDMYPPMHEQAVKDNHKAKKMFGYALEAEKVHAELYQKALQAVRDGKDLDEVNIYLCPTCGYIELGTLPEKCPVCGVPGSTFTQI from the coding sequence ATGCCTACTACAAATGAGAACTTAGATACTGCGTTTTGCGGAGAGAGTCAAGCGTATCAGAAATATAGTGCTTTTGCTAAAAAAGCACAAAAAGATGGCTTTGAAAATATTGCTAAACTGTTTCGTACAACAGCGGAGGCCGAGAAGATACATGCTGAAGGTCACTTAAAAGCTATGGACAAAGTTGGTTCAACCATAGAAAACCTTGAAGCTGCTATCGGAGGAGAGACTTACGAGTTTGAAGATATGTATCCTCCTATGCATGAGCAAGCGGTTAAAGACAACCATAAAGCAAAAAAGATGTTTGGCTATGCTCTTGAAGCTGAAAAAGTACATGCAGAGCTTTACCAAAAAGCACTTCAAGCCGTAAGAGATGGAAAAGATTTAGACGAAGTAAATATCTATCTATGCCCTACATGTGGTTATATAGAGTTGGGCACACTGCCTGAAAAATGTCCAGTATGTGGAGTCCCAGGCTCTACTTTCACTCAAATATAA
- a CDS encoding ferritin-like domain-containing protein: protein MKTTITDFTRRKFMRSLGVGAVVVASSAFAAGARKRGSSTVVELSDEQKDTLFFIFQEEKVARDVYITLGKMYTDETTFANIQISEQEHILSAQVLCERYGIDTSSVNLSLDDNYIGQFELHSMQELYNQCIELGQVSLLEALKVGRFIEVTDIEDLEKAAEGMPSDVVNTYENLKNGSLNHLDAFEKAIARES, encoded by the coding sequence ATGAAAACTACAATTACAGATTTCACACGTAGAAAATTTATGAGAAGTTTAGGGGTTGGTGCGGTTGTTGTTGCGTCTTCGGCGTTTGCGGCAGGTGCTAGAAAGAGAGGTAGTAGCACTGTTGTTGAGTTGAGCGATGAGCAAAAAGATACTCTTTTCTTTATTTTTCAAGAAGAGAAAGTGGCTAGGGATGTTTATATTACCTTAGGTAAAATGTATACTGATGAGACTACTTTTGCTAATATTCAAATTTCAGAACAAGAGCATATCTTGTCTGCTCAGGTTCTTTGTGAACGTTATGGGATTGACACATCCAGTGTAAACCTATCACTTGATGACAATTATATTGGACAGTTTGAACTTCACAGTATGCAAGAGTTGTATAATCAGTGTATAGAGCTTGGTCAAGTCTCTTTACTTGAAGCACTTAAAGTTGGTCGCTTTATTGAGGTAACTGATATTGAAGACCTTGAAAAAGCAGCGGAGGGGATGCCGTCCGATGTAGTTAACACTTATGAAAACTTAAAAAATGGAAGTCTCAACCACTTGGATGCTTTTGAAAAAGCCATAGCGAGAGAAAGCTAA
- a CDS encoding Hsp20/alpha crystallin family protein, producing the protein MLITKYDPFKDLKEINKRFFNLSSAFPKLDLEFESSISGFVPVVNTREGEFAYHVDVDLPGVDKDDIKVDVEDNVLKISGERNFKKEVKEEDYHKVETSFGRFQRNFTLPNNVDAENISASSKDGVLEVIIPKVDAKKSKKETKKIKVK; encoded by the coding sequence ATGCTAATTACAAAATATGACCCGTTCAAAGATTTGAAAGAGATTAATAAAAGATTTTTCAATCTCAGTAGTGCGTTCCCAAAGTTGGATTTAGAGTTTGAGTCCTCAATTTCAGGTTTTGTTCCTGTCGTGAACACTCGTGAGGGGGAGTTTGCCTATCATGTTGATGTTGACTTGCCAGGAGTAGATAAAGATGATATAAAAGTGGATGTGGAAGATAATGTGCTGAAGATTTCAGGAGAGAGAAATTTTAAAAAAGAGGTAAAAGAGGAAGATTATCATAAGGTGGAGACATCGTTTGGTAGGTTTCAGAGAAATTTTACTTTGCCAAACAATGTAGATGCTGAAAATATAAGTGCATCATCAAAAGATGGGGTTCTTGAGGTGATTATTCCTAAAGTTGATGCGAAAAAAAGCAAAAAAGAGACCAAGAAGATAAAAGTAAAATAA